From Lusitaniella coriacea LEGE 07157, a single genomic window includes:
- a CDS encoding salt stress protein, Slr1339 family, which yields MASIDDLLTQLQSEYAQNSTPSDAPTDDLDRSLREVSTAFEGKNTQSDMELSGKFRDCAMSQSKDTHSPIDDLLTEVSSEFVETQSPQSAKAQPLDEQLSGIQSELSAKAKTQQSTTEKTEDLLAEVKSEFEQKQPAQKARHSPNTPSSSANSDELLADIQSEFTRKKEVQRTITAQRHKVSVRTDDFLGELKSEFKKQDVEAQLREQEKQIRQKRIAEEKRQRRRKLLKKKAEEWLKNLDIQSEEGLWFEEFAYSYSSRLEAAIDYLEALT from the coding sequence ATGGCTTCAATAGACGACCTACTCACTCAACTACAATCTGAGTACGCACAAAATTCAACTCCTTCTGACGCTCCAACAGACGATTTAGATCGATCTTTGAGGGAAGTGAGTACTGCCTTCGAGGGAAAGAACACTCAATCGGATATGGAGTTATCTGGAAAATTTCGCGATTGCGCTATGTCCCAATCTAAAGATACCCATTCCCCAATTGATGACCTATTAACGGAGGTTAGCTCTGAGTTTGTCGAGACTCAATCTCCTCAATCGGCGAAAGCTCAACCCCTCGACGAGCAATTATCTGGGATTCAATCCGAACTGAGTGCCAAAGCGAAAACACAGCAATCAACAACAGAAAAGACAGAAGATTTGCTTGCAGAGGTGAAGTCTGAGTTTGAGCAAAAACAACCCGCTCAAAAGGCTCGACATTCGCCTAATACACCGTCCTCCTCCGCTAATAGCGACGAGCTTTTAGCCGATATACAGTCTGAATTTACTCGAAAAAAAGAGGTACAGCGCACGATAACCGCTCAACGCCACAAAGTCTCCGTGCGCACGGACGATTTCCTAGGCGAACTTAAGTCTGAGTTTAAAAAACAGGATGTTGAGGCGCAATTGCGCGAACAGGAAAAACAGATACGACAAAAACGCATTGCCGAGGAAAAGCGGCAACGCAGGCGTAAACTTCTCAAGAAGAAAGCAGAAGAATGGTTGAAAAATCTCGATATCCAATCAGAAGAAGGATTGTGGTTTGAAGAGTTTGCTTATTCTTATTCCTCTCGTTTAGAAGCCGCGATTGATTATTTGGAAGCGTTAACTTAA
- the rpmC gene encoding 50S ribosomal protein L29, translated as MALPKIEEARNLSDEALADAIVAAKRQLFELRLQKATRQMEKTHEFKHTRHKIAQLLTVERERQRAAEQSEVTTAAQPEIADTPVAEEE; from the coding sequence ATGGCTTTACCCAAGATTGAAGAAGCTCGAAATTTAAGCGACGAAGCATTAGCAGACGCGATCGTTGCAGCTAAACGTCAATTGTTTGAACTCCGCTTGCAAAAAGCAACGCGCCAAATGGAAAAAACTCATGAGTTTAAACATACCCGACACAAAATTGCTCAATTACTAACCGTAGAACGGGAGCGCCAAAGGGCAGCAGAACAGTCTGAAGTCACGACCGCCGCACAACCCGAAATCGCGGATACACCTGTAGCGGAAGAGGAGTAA
- the rplN gene encoding 50S ribosomal protein L14, whose amino-acid sequence MIQQQTYLNVADNSGARKLMCLRVLGKGNCRYGGIGDEIVAVVKDAIPNMAVKKSDVVRAVIVRTRQSLRRESGMSIRFDDNAAVIINPDGNPRGTRVFGPVARELRDKNFTKIVSLAPEVI is encoded by the coding sequence ATGATTCAACAACAAACCTATCTAAATGTGGCGGACAATAGCGGAGCGCGCAAGCTGATGTGCCTTCGCGTCCTCGGCAAAGGGAACTGCCGTTACGGCGGAATTGGCGATGAAATCGTCGCTGTTGTTAAAGATGCCATTCCCAACATGGCCGTCAAAAAATCCGACGTTGTACGGGCAGTAATTGTCAGAACGCGACAATCGCTTCGCCGCGAAAGTGGCATGAGTATTCGCTTCGATGATAATGCCGCCGTTATCATCAACCCCGACGGGAATCCGAGAGGAACGCGCGTATTCGGTCCGGTCGCGCGGGAACTGCGGGACAAAAACTTTACCAAAATTGTCTCTCTAGCACCGGAGGTTATCTGA
- the rplO gene encoding 50S ribosomal protein L15 — protein MRLNDAIPKKGSRKRRRRVGRGIAAGQGASCGFGMRGQKSRSGTGTKPGFEGGQMPLYRRVPKLKHFTVINRRHYTTINVSKLASLPANTEVTLSSLMENGIATSNNGPLKILGDGELNVPLQVKAAAFTAGARSKIEAAGGSCEVMNEAQKETED, from the coding sequence GTGAGATTAAACGACGCAATTCCCAAAAAAGGTTCGAGAAAACGCCGCCGCCGTGTTGGTCGAGGTATTGCTGCCGGACAAGGTGCGAGTTGCGGCTTTGGAATGCGAGGACAGAAATCTCGCTCTGGGACGGGAACAAAACCCGGTTTTGAAGGGGGACAAATGCCGCTCTATCGGCGCGTTCCAAAATTAAAACACTTTACGGTGATTAATCGCCGTCATTACACTACGATTAATGTAAGTAAGCTTGCATCGCTTCCCGCTAATACAGAAGTGACCCTTTCCTCTCTTATGGAAAATGGAATCGCCACCAGCAATAATGGTCCCCTTAAAATTCTTGGCGATGGCGAACTCAACGTTCCTCTTCAAGTGAAAGCGGCTGCATTCACGGCGGGCGCGCGTAGCAAAATTGAAGCGGCGGGTGGTAGTTGTGAAGTGATGAATGAAGCTCAAAAGGAAACTGAAGATTAA
- a CDS encoding 50S ribosomal protein L23: MTEYNPRDLADLVLKPIVTEKATLLMEQNKYVFDVALKATKPEIKAAIETLFNVKVTKVNTIRPPRKKRRIGKFIGYKALYKRAIVTLSQEDSITLFPDV, translated from the coding sequence GTGACTGAATATAATCCTCGCGATTTAGCAGACTTGGTTCTCAAGCCCATTGTCACCGAAAAAGCAACGCTGCTCATGGAGCAAAATAAATACGTCTTTGATGTGGCACTCAAAGCAACCAAGCCGGAAATCAAAGCGGCGATTGAAACTTTGTTCAATGTCAAAGTAACGAAAGTCAACACCATTCGCCCGCCGCGCAAGAAGCGTCGCATCGGGAAATTTATTGGCTATAAGGCGCTGTACAAGCGAGCAATTGTAACCCTATCCCAAGAAGACTCTATTACACTCTTCCCAGATGTGTAG
- the rplC gene encoding 50S ribosomal protein L3 has protein sequence MSLGILGTKLGMTQIFDRETGLSIPVTVIQAGPCFVAQIKTQQTDGYNAIQIGYNEVKEKALSKPEIGHLQKAGAPPLRHLKEYRVDDTAQFEAGQSIKPDIFSDGQLVDVTGTSMGRGFSGYQKRHNFRRGPMSHGSKNHREPGSTGPGTTPGRIFPGKKMAGRYGGTQVTTRKLTVVQIDSDRNLLLIKGAVPGKPGSLLSIAPTRKVGK, from the coding sequence GTGTCTCTCGGTATCCTCGGCACAAAATTGGGCATGACCCAAATCTTCGATCGAGAAACAGGACTTTCCATTCCTGTCACCGTCATTCAAGCCGGACCTTGTTTCGTTGCACAAATCAAAACACAACAAACTGACGGCTATAACGCCATCCAAATTGGCTACAACGAAGTCAAAGAAAAAGCACTGAGCAAGCCCGAAATCGGACACTTGCAGAAAGCTGGCGCGCCTCCATTGCGCCATCTTAAAGAATATCGAGTGGACGATACCGCTCAATTTGAAGCCGGTCAGTCCATCAAACCCGACATCTTTAGCGACGGTCAGCTCGTGGATGTCACGGGAACCAGCATGGGAAGAGGGTTTTCCGGATATCAAAAACGGCACAACTTCCGGCGCGGTCCGATGTCCCACGGCTCCAAAAACCACAGAGAACCCGGTTCGACAGGTCCAGGAACCACTCCCGGACGTATCTTTCCTGGAAAAAAGATGGCAGGACGCTACGGCGGCACTCAAGTCACCACTCGCAAACTGACTGTCGTTCAAATCGACTCAGATCGAAATCTGCTACTGATTAAAGGTGCTGTTCCGGGCAAACCCGGCTCTCTTTTGAGTATTGCGCCAACCCGAAAAGTAGGAAAATAA
- the rpsC gene encoding 30S ribosomal protein S3 has protein sequence MGQKIHPTGFRLGITKDHRSRWYADTKRYPELLYEDHKIREYVEKTLNNKNPSNKNQTYAGISDVRIERKADQIDLEIHTARPGVVVGRGGSGIESLRAGLQEFLGGNRQIRVNVIEVARVDADAALIAEYIAQQLERRVSFRRVVRQAIQRAQRAEVQGIKIQVSGRLNGAEIARTEWIREGRVPLHTLRADIDYAYRTAKTIYGILGIKVWVFKGEIIPGQEEIPAPTPSTTPRRQRRRQQFEDRSE, from the coding sequence GTGGGACAAAAAATCCATCCAACTGGCTTTCGCCTAGGCATCACCAAAGATCACCGCTCTCGTTGGTATGCCGACACTAAGCGCTATCCAGAACTCCTTTACGAAGATCACAAAATCCGAGAATACGTTGAGAAAACCCTCAACAACAAAAACCCCAGCAACAAAAACCAAACCTACGCTGGAATCTCAGATGTGCGTATCGAGCGCAAAGCCGACCAAATTGACCTAGAGATCCACACCGCTCGTCCCGGTGTCGTCGTCGGTCGAGGCGGAAGCGGCATTGAATCCCTGCGCGCGGGACTGCAAGAATTTCTCGGCGGCAATCGCCAAATTAGAGTCAACGTCATTGAAGTCGCTCGCGTTGATGCCGATGCAGCCCTAATTGCAGAATATATCGCCCAGCAGCTCGAACGGCGCGTCTCTTTCCGCAGAGTCGTCCGGCAAGCCATTCAACGAGCGCAACGCGCCGAAGTTCAGGGAATCAAAATTCAAGTGAGCGGTCGCCTCAATGGAGCAGAAATCGCTCGAACCGAATGGATTCGTGAAGGGCGGGTTCCCCTGCACACCCTGAGAGCGGATATCGACTACGCCTATCGCACCGCAAAAACAATCTACGGCATCCTTGGCATTAAAGTGTGGGTGTTCAAAGGAGAGATCATCCCCGGACAAGAAGAAATTCCTGCCCCAACTCCCTCCACAACCCCTCGCCGCCAGCGCCGCCGCCAGCAATTTGAAGATCGCTCGGAATAG
- the rplB gene encoding 50S ribosomal protein L2, which yields MGIRSYRPMTPGTRQASVSDFSEITKSTPEKSLTKYKHRKKGRNNRGVITSRRRGGGHKRLYRQIDFRRDKRDIPAKVAAIEYDPNRNARIALLYYQDGEKRYILAPAGLEVGTTVLAGSEAPFEDGNALPLAKIPLGTEVHNVELTPGRGGQIVRAAGGSAQVVAKEGNYVTLRLPSKEVRMVRRECYATIGKVGNADVRNLSLGKAGRSRRLGRRPQVRGSAMNPVDHPHGGGEGRAPIGRSGPVTPWGKPALGAKTRKRKKLSNALIIRRRNAGN from the coding sequence ATGGGTATCCGCTCCTATCGACCAATGACCCCTGGGACTCGTCAAGCGAGTGTCTCGGATTTTTCTGAGATCACTAAAAGCACTCCAGAGAAGTCCCTCACCAAATATAAGCACCGCAAAAAAGGACGCAATAACCGAGGCGTAATTACCAGTCGTCGTCGAGGCGGCGGTCACAAACGCCTCTATCGTCAAATTGACTTTCGTCGCGATAAACGCGATATTCCTGCAAAAGTTGCCGCGATTGAATACGATCCCAATCGCAACGCAAGAATTGCCTTGCTCTATTATCAAGATGGTGAAAAGCGCTATATTCTAGCTCCTGCTGGATTAGAAGTAGGGACGACTGTCCTTGCTGGTTCTGAAGCACCTTTTGAAGATGGAAATGCCCTTCCCCTAGCCAAGATCCCCTTGGGTACAGAAGTGCATAATGTCGAACTTACCCCAGGACGCGGAGGACAAATCGTTCGTGCGGCTGGAGGATCGGCCCAAGTCGTCGCAAAAGAAGGGAATTACGTCACCCTTAGACTCCCTTCCAAAGAAGTTCGCATGGTACGCAGAGAATGCTATGCAACCATCGGTAAAGTGGGAAATGCCGATGTGAGAAACCTCAGCTTGGGTAAAGCGGGTCGCTCTCGCCGCCTAGGTCGCAGACCCCAAGTTAGAGGCAGTGCCATGAACCCTGTCGATCACCCTCACGGTGGTGGAGAAGGACGCGCTCCAATTGGTAGAAGCGGTCCGGTAACCCCTTGGGGTAAACCTGCATTGGGAGCCAAAACTCGCAAGCGGAAGAAACTCAGTAATGCTTTAATCATCCGGCGGCGGAATGCAGGTAACTAA
- the rpsH gene encoding 30S ribosomal protein S8, translating to MAANDTISDMLTRIRNAGAVRHATTNIPATKMTRNIARVLKQEGFIADYEEVGEGVKKQLTVSLKYTGKNRQPLIRKLKRVSKPGLRVYKNSKELPRVLGGIGVAIISTSSGIMTDREARQRGIGGEVLCYVW from the coding sequence ATGGCGGCAAACGACACCATTTCAGATATGCTAACCCGCATTCGTAATGCCGGTGCGGTCAGGCACGCAACGACCAATATCCCAGCTACCAAAATGACCCGCAATATCGCCAGAGTTCTCAAACAAGAAGGCTTTATTGCAGATTATGAAGAAGTGGGAGAAGGCGTGAAAAAGCAACTAACAGTTTCCCTCAAGTACACCGGTAAAAATCGCCAACCGCTCATTCGCAAACTCAAACGAGTCAGCAAACCAGGGTTGCGCGTTTACAAAAATAGCAAAGAACTTCCTCGCGTTTTAGGTGGGATTGGCGTTGCCATCATTTCCACATCCAGCGGTATCATGACCGACCGCGAAGCCCGCCAAAGAGGAATTGGCGGTGAAGTCCTCTGCTACGTCTGGTAA
- the rplX gene encoding 50S ribosomal protein L24, translating into MAKKKKSTQQSPTRYKMHVKKGDTVQVISGRDKGKIGEVLQSLPKSSKVVVKGVNIKTKHVKPQQEGESGRIETVEAPIHSSNIMLYSSKEKVASRICYSFTEDGRKVRMLKKTGEIID; encoded by the coding sequence ATGGCAAAGAAAAAGAAATCCACTCAACAATCGCCAACACGCTACAAAATGCACGTCAAAAAGGGCGACACCGTACAAGTGATCTCCGGTCGCGATAAAGGCAAAATCGGTGAAGTGTTGCAAAGCTTGCCCAAGTCAAGCAAAGTTGTCGTTAAAGGGGTCAACATCAAAACCAAACACGTCAAACCCCAACAAGAAGGAGAATCGGGACGCATCGAAACTGTTGAAGCCCCCATTCATAGCTCGAATATCATGCTCTATTCGTCCAAAGAAAAAGTGGCTAGCCGCATTTGCTATAGCTTTACAGAAGACGGTCGAAAAGTGCGAATGCTCAAAAAAACTGGGGAAATTATTGACTAG
- the rplP gene encoding 50S ribosomal protein L16, translated as MLSPKRTKFRKQQRGRMKGLAHRGNTLNFGDFGLQATEPCWITARQIEAARRAMTRYVRRGGKIWIRIFPDKPVTMRAAETRMGSGKGSPEFWVAVVKPGRIMFEMAGVPEDVAREAMRLAMQKLPIKTKFITRDEEYT; from the coding sequence ATGTTAAGTCCCAAACGTACAAAATTCCGCAAACAGCAGCGCGGACGGATGAAAGGTCTGGCGCACCGAGGTAACACCCTCAACTTTGGCGATTTCGGTCTGCAAGCCACCGAACCTTGCTGGATCACCGCCCGTCAAATTGAAGCGGCGCGTCGTGCCATGACTCGCTACGTCCGACGAGGTGGGAAAATTTGGATTCGGATTTTTCCTGACAAACCCGTCACCATGCGAGCCGCAGAAACTCGAATGGGTTCGGGAAAAGGCTCGCCAGAATTTTGGGTTGCAGTCGTTAAACCCGGACGAATCATGTTTGAAATGGCTGGCGTTCCCGAAGATGTTGCGCGGGAAGCCATGCGTTTAGCCATGCAAAAACTTCCGATCAAAACGAAGTTTATTACCCGCGACGAGGAGTACACCTAA
- the rpsS gene encoding 30S ribosomal protein S19, which translates to MGRSLKKGPFIADSLLSKIERLNAKGEKKVIKTWSRASTILPQMVGHTIAVHNGRQHVPIFVTEQMVGHKLGEFAPTRTFRGHAKGDKKAGRR; encoded by the coding sequence ATGGGTCGTTCTTTAAAAAAAGGTCCGTTTATCGCCGATAGTCTTCTATCCAAGATTGAAAGGCTCAATGCTAAAGGTGAAAAGAAAGTCATCAAAACTTGGTCGCGAGCCTCAACAATTTTGCCTCAGATGGTCGGTCACACCATTGCCGTTCACAATGGTCGTCAGCACGTTCCCATTTTCGTTACCGAGCAGATGGTGGGACATAAATTGGGTGAATTCGCTCCAACACGAACCTTCCGAGGACACGCGAAAGGCGATAAGAAAGCAGGGAGAAGATAA
- the rpsE gene encoding 30S ribosomal protein S5, giving the protein MAKQRKKSRPKEKESNFQERVIQIRRVSKVVKGGKKLSFRAIVVVGNEKGQVGVGVGKAGDVIGAVRKGVADGKKQLIEVSLTQSNSITHPANGTAGGAKVMMRPAAPGTGVIAGGAVRTVLELAGVKNILAKQLGSNNPLNNARAAVNALEALRSFSEVAKERGVPIENLYAK; this is encoded by the coding sequence ATGGCAAAACAGCGCAAAAAAAGTCGCCCTAAAGAAAAAGAATCCAACTTTCAAGAGCGAGTCATTCAAATCCGCCGCGTTAGCAAAGTCGTCAAAGGCGGTAAAAAACTCAGCTTTCGCGCCATTGTCGTTGTTGGCAACGAAAAAGGACAAGTGGGTGTCGGAGTCGGCAAAGCCGGAGATGTCATTGGAGCCGTGCGTAAAGGCGTTGCAGACGGCAAAAAGCAACTCATTGAAGTGTCCCTCACCCAATCCAACTCAATCACCCATCCCGCTAACGGAACGGCTGGCGGCGCAAAAGTCATGATGCGACCTGCGGCTCCAGGAACTGGGGTTATTGCCGGAGGAGCCGTTCGCACGGTTTTAGAACTAGCTGGCGTTAAAAATATTCTCGCCAAACAGCTTGGCTCCAATAATCCGCTCAACAATGCTAGAGCTGCGGTTAATGCTCTAGAAGCCTTACGCTCGTTCTCAGAAGTCGCCAAGGAACGAGGCGTTCCCATCGAAAATCTCTATGCCAAGTGA
- the rplV gene encoding 50S ribosomal protein L22, with amino-acid sequence MAVDTRAEVKAIARYIRMSPHKVRRVLDQIRGRSYREALIILEFMPYRACGPILKVLRSAVANAEHNNGYDPASLIVSTAYADQGPRLRRYRARAQGRAYQIHKPTCHITVAVAPEIEE; translated from the coding sequence ATGGCAGTAGATACTAGAGCAGAAGTTAAAGCGATCGCGCGCTACATTCGGATGTCCCCCCATAAAGTTCGGCGGGTACTCGATCAAATTCGCGGTCGTTCCTATCGAGAGGCATTGATTATTCTAGAATTCATGCCCTACCGAGCGTGCGGGCCGATCCTCAAAGTACTGCGTTCGGCAGTTGCCAACGCCGAACACAACAACGGCTACGATCCCGCAAGTTTAATCGTCAGCACCGCCTATGCGGATCAAGGACCGCGATTAAGACGCTATCGAGCTAGAGCGCAAGGTCGAGCCTATCAAATTCATAAGCCAACCTGCCACATCACCGTAGCCGTCGCTCCCGAAATAGAGGAATAA
- the ndhN gene encoding NAD(P)H-quinone oxidoreductase subunit N: protein MALLTTGKGFIRDLENTGALATYMPLEGGFEGRYQRRLRARGYITLSLTARGLGDLAAYLTGVHGVRPPHLGKKNIAQDAMVGLRYYVPPIALYHLETLPPQSKGLVLWIIEGTVLSRQEREYLTNLPQIEPRIKVVLEMGGERYFRWQPLQETLVAA, encoded by the coding sequence ATGGCACTGCTGACAACGGGCAAAGGATTTATTCGGGATTTGGAAAATACGGGCGCGTTGGCAACTTATATGCCCTTGGAAGGGGGTTTTGAGGGGCGCTATCAGCGTCGTTTGCGGGCGAGAGGGTATATTACGCTCAGTTTGACGGCGAGAGGATTGGGGGATTTGGCGGCTTATTTAACAGGGGTTCATGGGGTTCGCCCGCCGCATTTGGGGAAGAAAAACATCGCTCAGGATGCAATGGTGGGATTGAGATATTACGTTCCGCCGATCGCGCTATATCATTTGGAAACGCTTCCCCCTCAGTCTAAGGGGTTGGTGTTGTGGATTATTGAGGGAACGGTTTTGTCGCGCCAGGAGCGAGAGTATTTAACGAATTTGCCTCAAATCGAACCTCGAATCAAAGTGGTGTTGGAGATGGGAGGAGAGCGTTATTTTCGCTGGCAGCCGTTGCAAGAAACGTTAGTTGCCGCTTAG
- the rplE gene encoding 50S ribosomal protein L5: MTQRLKTTYQTTIVPKLKEQFGYTNIHQVPKPIKVTINRGLGDAHQNSKALESSLSELSTIAAQKPVVTRAKQAIAGFKIREGMPVGVMVTLRSERMYAFLDRLINLALPRIRDFRGVSPKSFDGHGNYSLGVREQLIFPEIDYDSIDQIRGMDIAIITTANTDEEGRALLKEMGMPFRSN; the protein is encoded by the coding sequence ATGACCCAACGACTAAAAACAACCTATCAAACAACAATTGTTCCTAAATTGAAGGAGCAATTTGGGTATACCAACATTCATCAAGTTCCCAAACCGATCAAAGTCACCATTAATCGAGGACTCGGAGACGCACATCAAAACTCCAAAGCCCTAGAATCTTCCCTCAGCGAATTGTCAACAATCGCCGCACAAAAACCGGTTGTTACCCGTGCGAAACAAGCGATCGCGGGCTTTAAAATTCGTGAAGGAATGCCCGTTGGAGTCATGGTTACCCTGCGTTCTGAGCGAATGTACGCTTTTTTAGATCGCTTGATTAACCTAGCACTGCCTCGAATTCGCGACTTTCGCGGTGTCAGTCCCAAAAGCTTCGACGGACACGGAAACTACAGCCTTGGGGTTAGAGAACAGCTCATCTTCCCAGAAATTGACTACGACAGTATCGATCAAATCCGGGGGATGGATATAGCCATTATTACAACCGCCAACACCGATGAGGAAGGTCGCGCCTTACTCAAAGAAATGGGAATGCCCTTCCGGAGTAACTAA
- the rplF gene encoding 50S ribosomal protein L6: MSRIGKRPIAIPDKVSVKIEGQHVAIKGPKGQLARTLPPQVSIEQEEKNINVLRQDDSRIARQRHGLSRTLVANMVEGVSAGYQKQLEIQGVGYRAQMQGKTLVLNVGYSHPVEIAPPEDIQIEVPKEGKGLQITINGIDKEIVGNLAAQIRAVRPPEVYKGKGIRYKGELIRRKAGKAGKK; encoded by the coding sequence ATGTCTCGTATCGGCAAGCGCCCAATTGCCATCCCCGATAAAGTCTCTGTAAAAATTGAAGGGCAACACGTTGCCATCAAGGGGCCAAAAGGTCAACTCGCTCGAACTCTCCCCCCTCAAGTCAGTATCGAACAAGAAGAAAAAAACATCAACGTTCTTCGCCAAGACGACTCTCGCATCGCTCGCCAGCGTCATGGTTTGTCCCGCACCCTCGTTGCCAATATGGTCGAAGGCGTTTCTGCGGGATATCAAAAGCAACTAGAAATTCAGGGAGTGGGCTATCGAGCGCAAATGCAAGGCAAAACCTTAGTCTTGAATGTTGGCTACAGCCATCCCGTCGAAATTGCCCCCCCTGAAGACATTCAAATTGAAGTCCCCAAAGAAGGCAAAGGACTGCAAATCACCATTAACGGAATCGACAAGGAAATTGTCGGCAACCTAGCGGCTCAAATTCGTGCCGTTCGTCCCCCAGAAGTCTACAAAGGCAAGGGAATTCGTTACAAAGGAGAACTTATCCGACGCAAAGCGGGTAAAGCAGGGAAAAAATAG
- the rplD gene encoding 50S ribosomal protein L4, whose translation MATCEVKNWQGEKVGEATLELKIAKEENAAHIVHRALVRQLANARQGTASTKTRSEVRGGGRKPWRQKGTGRARAGSIRSPLWRGGGVIFGPKPRDYSKKMNRQERRLALRTAFQSRTEDLIVVEEFAEQFSQPKTKDLIAALTRWGIDPDKKALLILPEKADSVYLSGRNIANLKMILATHLNVYDVLVADKIVTTNLALKTIQEVYSD comes from the coding sequence ATGGCTACCTGTGAAGTAAAAAACTGGCAAGGAGAAAAGGTGGGAGAAGCCACCTTGGAACTCAAAATTGCCAAAGAAGAAAATGCAGCTCATATTGTCCATAGAGCTTTAGTCCGGCAGCTTGCCAACGCCCGCCAAGGAACCGCTTCTACTAAAACGCGATCGGAAGTACGAGGTGGCGGTCGCAAACCCTGGCGGCAAAAAGGAACCGGGCGCGCTCGTGCGGGTTCCATTCGTTCTCCCCTCTGGCGTGGTGGTGGCGTAATCTTTGGACCCAAACCCAGAGACTACAGCAAAAAAATGAATCGGCAAGAGCGGCGACTTGCCCTCAGAACCGCGTTTCAAAGTCGGACAGAAGACTTGATTGTGGTTGAGGAATTTGCAGAACAGTTTTCCCAGCCCAAAACTAAAGACTTAATTGCGGCGCTCACCCGTTGGGGAATCGATCCCGACAAAAAAGCACTGCTAATTCTTCCTGAGAAAGCAGACAGCGTTTATCTGTCCGGTCGGAATATTGCCAATCTAAAAATGATTCTGGCAACCCACTTAAATGTTTATGACGTGTTGGTCGCCGATAAAATTGTGACAACCAACCTGGCACTCAAAACAATCCAGGAGGTTTACAGTGACTGA
- the rpsQ gene encoding 30S ribosomal protein S17: MAVKERVGTVVSDKMQKTVVVAVENRSPHPKYGKIVVRTKRYKVHDEENQCKEGDRVRIRETRPLSRTKRWMVAEILNSSHD, encoded by the coding sequence ATGGCAGTTAAAGAACGAGTGGGAACAGTTGTCAGCGACAAAATGCAAAAAACCGTTGTTGTCGCCGTAGAAAATCGCTCTCCCCATCCCAAATACGGCAAAATTGTTGTCAGAACCAAACGCTACAAAGTCCACGACGAAGAAAATCAATGCAAAGAGGGCGATCGCGTCCGCATTCGGGAAACTCGACCGTTAAGTCGTACAAAGCGTTGGATGGTCGCTGAAATTCTCAATTCCAGTCACGATTAG
- the rplR gene encoding 50S ribosomal protein L18 → MKPTRRYLVKRRHKRLRKKVSGTSNRPRLAVFRSSQHIYAQAIDDTQSHTLAAASTLDGELKTQLSSCSTCEASAAVGKLVAERLIAKGIQQVIFDRGGNLYHGRVRALAEAAREAGLDF, encoded by the coding sequence ATGAAACCAACTCGTCGATACTTAGTCAAACGCCGTCACAAGCGACTGCGAAAAAAAGTAAGCGGAACCTCAAACCGTCCCAGGTTAGCCGTTTTTCGCTCCAGCCAACATATCTATGCCCAGGCTATTGACGATACCCAAAGTCACACCCTGGCAGCCGCATCAACCCTTGATGGAGAATTAAAAACTCAACTCTCATCCTGTTCGACCTGCGAAGCCTCAGCCGCCGTTGGCAAGCTGGTTGCAGAGCGATTGATTGCCAAAGGAATTCAGCAAGTCATTTTTGACCGAGGGGGAAACCTGTATCACGGTCGCGTTCGCGCCTTGGCAGAAGCTGCCCGCGAAGCAGGTCTAGACTTCTAA